One stretch of Heterodontus francisci isolate sHetFra1 chromosome 22, sHetFra1.hap1, whole genome shotgun sequence DNA includes these proteins:
- the LOC137381598 gene encoding probable G-protein coupled receptor 139 codes for SLTVNLLAIVILSRGKCGLSTCTTRYLVAMATADLLVIIIDVILYKISDYYFSESFLNITPVCSVMAALRFEATDCSVWFTVTFSFDRFVAICCQKLKTKYCTEKTAAVVLATTCILLCLKNIPFYFISEPGEIIDNVLWFCVDKPSYYTEPGWVGFDWFNTVLTPLLPFAFILLLNALTVRHILIANRVRKGLRGQSKGENRSDPEMESRRKSVILLFTISGSFILLWMMYVINFLYYSLTGTDPGDYSHSEYIFEKVGDMLQALSCCTNTFIYGVTQSKFRDQFKNVVKYPVTSMIQLMNKQNH; via the coding sequence tctcttacagttaatttactggcgattgtgatcctgtcccggggaaagtgtggactctccacctgcaccactcgctacctggtggccatggcaacggcagatctattGGTAATTATCATTGACGTGATACTGTATAAGATCAGTGATTATTATTTCTCAGAATccttcctgaacatcacccctgtgtgtagtgttatggcTGCCCTCCGTTTTGAagctacagactgttctgtctggttcactgtcactttctcctttgatcgatttgtggccatttgttgccagaagctgaaaactaaatattgcaccgagaaaactgcggctgtggttctagcaacaacctgcattctgctctgtttaaaaaacatccccttctactttatatctgaacctggagagataattgacaatgtactaTGGTTCTGTGTTGACAAGCCAAGTTATtatactgagcctggatgggtgggatttgactggtttaatacagttttaaccccattgctcccatttgctttcattctgttgctcaacgctctgacagtcagacacattttaattgccaatcgagtccgtaagggactgaggggtcagagcaagggagagaatcgcagtgacccagagatggagagcagaaggaagtctgtgattttactcttcaccatatccggcagcttcatacttctgtggatgATGTATGTTATAAATTTCTTATATTATAGCCTTACAGGAACAGATCCCGGGGATTACAgccattctgaatatatatttgaaaaggtcGGAGATATGCTGCAggctttaagttgctgcacaaacacatttatttatggggtgactcagtccaagttcagagatcaGTTCAAGAatgtggtgaaatatccagttacttcaatgattcaattaatgaataaacaaaaccactga